Proteins from a genomic interval of Kribbella aluminosa:
- a CDS encoding serine/threonine-protein kinase yields MRRRLGSGGFATVWLAHDEQLDAEVAIKVLADNWAHDDAVRHRFLEEGRFLRRVESEHVVQVHDVGELEDGRPFLVLTYADRGTLADRLKQKPLALPEAVDVVVQVGRGLQALHRRGLLHRDVKPANVLFRSTDDDGERAVLSDLGLGKSLDEVSRITMPGGTPSYVAPEQALGERLDQRADQYSLGAVAYAALTGRSPHQVDGLGAASRVKVAPPPSSLGFELPEQVDAAIVRALDPDREKRWPDVLSFTKQLVGALDENTRDFPLAERESIQLADRPDDDLGDQTALSDENKPTIVKSAEPAETADAAETVPPQAPPEAETEVVPAPPAAAPRKKRGRWVVAALLALVVGGGAGYGGQWYLSSRKVITVAEDGFQVDLPRAWAQSIASSSWTVPGSKSSTPAFRVSQDPDWSGQTPGVFVGLSDTKLALPDSKQCKNVGAPLPHTVGGQSVTDRVSGGCFGADIVLLQRVVDFGDGGSIFVQVVVPGSSQVRATEIADTVQYTP; encoded by the coding sequence GTGCGCCGACGCCTGGGTTCAGGCGGTTTCGCGACGGTCTGGCTCGCGCACGACGAGCAGCTCGACGCCGAGGTGGCGATCAAGGTGCTGGCCGACAACTGGGCGCACGACGACGCGGTCCGGCACCGGTTCCTCGAGGAGGGCCGGTTCCTGCGCCGGGTCGAGTCCGAGCACGTCGTCCAGGTGCACGACGTGGGCGAACTCGAGGACGGCAGGCCGTTCCTGGTGCTCACGTACGCCGATCGCGGCACGCTGGCGGACCGCCTGAAGCAGAAGCCGCTGGCGCTGCCCGAGGCGGTCGACGTGGTCGTCCAGGTCGGCCGCGGGCTGCAGGCGCTGCACCGGCGCGGTCTGCTGCACCGCGACGTGAAGCCGGCCAACGTACTGTTCCGCAGCACCGACGACGACGGCGAGCGGGCGGTGCTGTCCGACCTCGGCCTCGGGAAGTCGCTCGACGAGGTGTCGCGGATCACTATGCCTGGCGGCACCCCGTCGTACGTCGCCCCGGAGCAGGCGCTGGGGGAGCGGCTGGATCAGCGCGCCGACCAGTACTCGCTGGGCGCCGTCGCGTACGCCGCACTCACCGGGCGGTCCCCGCACCAGGTGGACGGGCTCGGCGCGGCCAGCCGGGTGAAGGTGGCCCCGCCGCCGAGCTCACTCGGGTTCGAGCTGCCGGAGCAGGTCGACGCGGCGATCGTCCGTGCCCTGGACCCGGACCGCGAGAAGCGCTGGCCGGACGTGCTGTCGTTCACCAAGCAACTCGTCGGCGCACTCGACGAGAACACGCGCGACTTCCCGCTGGCGGAGCGCGAATCGATCCAGCTCGCCGACAGGCCCGACGACGACCTCGGGGACCAGACCGCGCTCAGCGACGAGAACAAGCCGACGATCGTCAAGTCCGCGGAGCCGGCGGAGACCGCCGACGCCGCGGAGACCGTGCCTCCCCAGGCGCCCCCGGAGGCAGAGACCGAGGTGGTGCCGGCTCCTCCCGCCGCCGCGCCACGGAAGAAGCGTGGCCGCTGGGTCGTGGCTGCCCTGCTGGCGCTCGTGGTCGGCGGTGGGGCCGGGTACGGCGGCCAGTGGTACCTGTCCAGCCGCAAGGTGATCACGGTCGCCGAGGACGGCTTCCAGGTGGACCTGCCGCGCGCCTGGGCGCAGTCGATCGCCTCGTCGTCCTGGACCGTTCCGGGCAGTAAATCGAGTACTCCGGCGTTCCGTGTCAGCCAGGATCCCGACTGGTCGGGGCAGACGCCGGGGGTGTTCGTCGGCCTGTCCGACACCAAGCTGGCGCTGCCGGACAGCAAGCAGTGCAAGAACGTCGGCGCACCGCTTCCGCACACGGTCGGTGGACAGTCGGTCACGGACCGGGTTTCCGGCGGCTGCTTCGGTGCGGATATCGTGCTGCTCCAACGAGTCGTCGACTTCGGGGACGGCGGCTCGATATTCGTTCAGGTGGTCGTGCCGGGGTCGAGCCAGGTGCGTGCCACCGAGATCGCTGACACGGTGCAGTACACCCCCTAG